From Magnolia sinica isolate HGM2019 chromosome 13, MsV1, whole genome shotgun sequence, one genomic window encodes:
- the LOC131223603 gene encoding PHD finger-like domain-containing protein 5A has translation MAKHHPDLIMCRKQPGIAIGRLCEKCDGKCVVCDSYVRPCTLVRVCDECNYGSFQSRCVICGGLGISDAYYCKECTQQEKDRDGCPKIVNLGSAKTDLFYERKKYGFKKR, from the coding sequence ATGGCCAAGCACCATCCTGATCTTATCATGTGCCGAAAGCAACCAGGAATTGCCATTGGGCGTTTGTGCGAGAAGTGTGATGGGAAATGTGTGGTCTGCGATTCATATGTGCGGCCTTGCACACTTGTGCGCGTCTGTGATGAATGCAATTATGGCTCCTTCCAGAGCAGGTGTGTCATCTGTGGAGGGTTGGGGATTTCTGATGCATACTACTGCAAGGAGTGCACACAGCAGGAGAAAGACAGGGATGGTTGTCCAAAGATTGTCAATCTTGGGAGCGCTAAGACTGATCTCTTCTACGAGCGTAAGAAGTATGGTTTCAAGAAAAGATGA